A genomic segment from Sparus aurata chromosome 10, fSpaAur1.1, whole genome shotgun sequence encodes:
- the lurap1l gene encoding leucine rich adaptor protein 1-like codes for MDEDGGVLPELKDIETKLGRKVPDSLVRSLVGGQHQDEREKSAAAAAAHVTSRKCRSNNADLKRLEGKMLFLKQEMAHLRAIDVKLMQQLMSINEGIESIRWMIEDKGGVASQEGSLTGSLYSLSDSQDGASLRGSFNSLNDGNSDGLDSLSVGSYLDTLAEDLSDNPSPTDLDCFVDKAVIDGDGFSKSPLKLRVESDEYYCFG; via the exons ATGGACGAGGACGGCGGCGTCTTGCCCGAGCTGAAGGACATAGAGACGAAGCTGGGTCGAAAAGTCCCGGACAGTCTCGTTCGCTCTCTGGTTGGAGGACAACACCAGGACGAGCGCGAGAAgtcagcggcggcggcggcggcgcaCGTGACGAGCCGCAAATGTCGTAGCAACAATGCGGACTTGAAACGACTCGAGGGCAAGATGCTGTTCCTGAAACAAGAAATG GCACATCTGCGAGCAATCGATGTGAAGCTGATGCAGCAGCTGATGTCAATCAACGAGGGCATCGAGTCCATCCGTTGGATGATCGAAGACAAAGGAGGCGTggccagccaagagggcagccTGACGGGCAGCTTGTACAGCCTGTCAGACAGCCAGGACGGCGCTTCACTGCGAGGCAGCTTCAACAGCCTGAACGACGGTAACAGCGACGGGCTCGACAGCCTGTCTGTGGGTAGTTACTTGGACACTCTAGCGGAGGACCTCTCGGACAACCCGTCACCGACGGATCTGGACTGTTTTGTGGATAAAGCGGTTATCGACGGTGATGGTTTCAGCAAATCGCCACTGAAACTCAGGGTGGAATCGGATGAATACTACTGCTTCGGATAA